Proteins from a genomic interval of Sulfurimonas sp. HSL3-2:
- a CDS encoding DNA polymerase IV yields the protein MKIHIDLDCFFVSAERTIDSSLLHKPVAIGGRSDTHIFSHKKRDQNVNLTNSGSFVSTFYQEYDKRDDDLQNFIDKDGRIRGILTTASYEARKFKIKTAMSINEALQLCPHLIIKAPNMSLYQRLSHELHIFLQERIPLVEQASIDEFYGDVTGWVKDEDVPEFIDNLRHEINRALNLPVSIGAAHTRYIAKLATGEAKPFGCKTIYPWDFDAFVDPIHVSKFSGIGKSMMAKLADAQIFTLGELRQRRGTVESWGPYAKELYKKVNGEIDAPINSKTTRKSIGISRTFDPVFDRTELRRRIVILSRHLIFAIQKLQVIPTTFSLSIRYELRQKSHISVTRRKEFSEKEFKDLCLELFHEADNQKRLHVVHLSINSSEFTHISRRELSLLEMDDDTKQKELTKQAYKVREKYGLGSLRWGSEI from the coding sequence ATGAAAATACATATTGATCTAGATTGTTTTTTTGTCTCTGCCGAGCGTACCATAGACAGCTCACTTTTACATAAGCCTGTCGCTATCGGCGGACGCAGTGACACGCATATATTTTCCCATAAAAAAAGAGATCAGAATGTCAACCTTACAAACTCCGGTTCATTTGTTTCTACTTTTTATCAGGAGTATGACAAAAGAGACGACGACCTGCAAAATTTTATCGATAAAGACGGGCGCATACGCGGTATTCTCACAACTGCAAGCTATGAAGCAAGAAAATTTAAAATAAAAACTGCGATGAGTATAAACGAAGCACTCCAGCTCTGTCCGCATCTTATCATTAAGGCACCGAACATGTCTTTATATCAAAGACTTTCTCACGAACTGCATATTTTTTTGCAGGAGAGGATACCTTTAGTAGAACAAGCCAGTATAGACGAATTTTACGGAGATGTGACAGGATGGGTAAAAGACGAGGATGTACCGGAGTTTATAGATAACCTTCGTCATGAGATAAACAGAGCTTTAAACCTTCCTGTATCCATAGGAGCAGCACACACAAGGTATATCGCCAAACTAGCTACAGGTGAGGCCAAACCGTTTGGATGTAAGACCATATATCCGTGGGATTTTGATGCCTTTGTAGATCCTATTCACGTCTCCAAGTTTTCAGGCATCGGCAAATCAATGATGGCGAAACTAGCAGATGCTCAAATATTCACGCTCGGGGAGCTCAGACAAAGACGCGGTACGGTAGAGTCTTGGGGACCTTACGCAAAAGAGCTTTACAAAAAGGTGAACGGTGAGATCGACGCACCCATCAACTCTAAGACGACAAGAAAATCGATCGGAATATCAAGGACTTTTGATCCTGTATTTGACAGAACGGAGCTTCGCAGACGAATAGTGATCCTCTCACGCCATCTCATCTTTGCCATACAAAAACTGCAAGTGATTCCGACGACATTCTCACTCTCGATCAGATATGAGTTAAGACAAAAGTCACATATAAGCGTGACAAGGAGAAAAGAGTTCAGTGAGAAAGAGTTTAAAGATCTGTGTTTGGAACTGTTTCATGAAGCCGACAACCAGAAACGTTTACATGTAGTACATCTGTCCATCAACTCTTCAGAGTTCACCCATATCAGCAGACGCGAACTCTCGCTTTTAGAGATGGATGATGATACGAAACAAAAAGAGCTGACGAAACAGGCATATAAAGTAAGAGAGAAGTATGGACTTGGCTCTTTGAGATGGGGAAGCGAGATATGA
- a CDS encoding sensor domain-containing diguanylate cyclase: MLFILFVLFLFSLVFLVVLYKRNSELSDYNTYLRSILHASVRASFVADANDKIVYINLSMLQILGEKEEEMLQKVWYEEIAPNEEKAKFRNLSYKKDESRLSINITEPNAKVRPYELSYTKIGSYTLYELQDISCYEEQKLKFTELEKELEHLKKSLKEQEVNFKKTFDMAINGIAILNGEGEATYTNKSLQTMLDYNESYLQQLGLKPLFSDSESFPTLLKIVKTEQNIQRLPHHFKNRSGISMDVSISMSYLEELDQYLVIIQDVTKELEYTKKLEKQKESYARRADMDVLTPCFSRSYLDILLNNLCEAKKEFTYIMFDIDHFKSVNDTYGHMVGDEVLIKVVEVIKNGLRAGDTLARYGGEEFAIVLEKTSREEALKIAEKLRKLVESTDFSPVKNLTCSFGISNNSLLLTCKNIIECADTALYEAKTNGRNRVEVYEKKS, from the coding sequence ATGTTATTTATATTATTCGTTTTATTTCTTTTTTCTCTAGTATTTCTGGTTGTTTTATATAAACGAAACAGCGAACTTTCCGACTATAATACCTATCTGCGTTCGATCCTTCATGCTTCTGTAAGAGCTTCTTTTGTCGCCGATGCGAATGATAAGATAGTGTATATAAATCTTTCTATGCTGCAGATACTTGGAGAGAAAGAAGAAGAGATGCTGCAAAAAGTCTGGTATGAAGAGATAGCACCGAATGAGGAAAAAGCAAAGTTCAGAAATCTCAGCTACAAGAAAGACGAAAGCAGGCTTTCGATCAATATAACCGAGCCGAATGCAAAAGTGAGACCTTATGAGCTGAGTTATACAAAAATAGGTTCATATACCCTTTATGAGCTTCAAGATATTTCCTGTTATGAAGAGCAAAAGTTAAAGTTTACAGAGCTGGAAAAAGAGCTGGAGCACCTGAAAAAGTCATTAAAAGAGCAAGAAGTAAATTTTAAAAAGACATTCGACATGGCCATCAACGGCATTGCGATACTAAACGGAGAGGGTGAAGCTACCTATACCAATAAATCACTGCAGACTATGCTAGATTACAACGAAAGTTATCTGCAGCAGCTGGGTCTAAAACCGCTTTTTAGCGACAGTGAATCATTTCCTACACTTTTAAAGATCGTAAAAACCGAACAAAACATTCAAAGACTCCCGCATCACTTTAAAAACAGATCAGGTATCAGTATGGATGTATCGATATCTATGAGTTATCTAGAGGAACTTGATCAGTATCTGGTTATTATTCAAGATGTGACAAAAGAGCTGGAGTATACGAAAAAACTTGAAAAACAGAAAGAATCATACGCAAGACGTGCAGATATGGATGTTCTTACTCCATGTTTTTCAAGGTCTTATCTAGATATATTACTCAACAATCTCTGTGAAGCAAAAAAAGAGTTTACGTATATCATGTTTGACATCGATCACTTTAAATCCGTCAATGACACATACGGACATATGGTCGGCGACGAGGTCTTGATAAAAGTTGTAGAGGTTATCAAAAACGGGCTTCGAGCAGGTGATACTCTGGCTAGATACGGCGGAGAAGAGTTTGCGATCGTACTTGAAAAGACATCAAGAGAAGAAGCTCTGAAAATAGCGGAAAAACTCCGTAAACTGGTAGAATCTACAGACTTTTCTCCGGTAAAAAATCTTACATGTAGTTTCGGTATAAGCAACAACAGCCTGCTGCTTACATGTAAGAACATTATAGAGTGTGCAGATACGGCACTTTATGAAGCAAAGACAAACGGAAGAAATAGAGTAGAAGTCTATGAAAAAAAGAGTTGA